Genomic window (Zingiber officinale cultivar Zhangliang chromosome 2B, Zo_v1.1, whole genome shotgun sequence):
AGCACTTGCTGATCCTGATCCAACTTGGTTGATTTGTTTTGGGTTCTGCTGAGTTTAACAAATATGATAGTAGGTAGGCGATGCAAATAGAAAAGACAATCATGTGGGCTAGAGATGAAAACGAGGCAAAGGAGGGAGAGGTCTACTAAGTCATATTTTTTGAACTAATAGTATGTAGTCTTATAAACActgaaatataaattaattatgtttgGTAGAAGCGCTGAGAAACAGTCAATATACAAGGAAACTATGAAACATGACTTCTTGGAGTGAGTTAAATTGAAGTCGATTGCTATGATGCAGGTTTGCTATCACTAATGTATTGGCACTAGCatatatgattttaaaaaaaaaatttcactagATCTTGTGAGTTTAAAATTCACAATCAGAGTAGAGTTTCTACATGGAACATGGTCTGTGTTGATTGGCAAACATCTTTAGTCGTAAGCGTGCCACTGTCATCTTTTCTTATGCTTATGGAACATTAAATTACGAGGATATACTGAAATTTATGCCTTTGCTACTGCCATCTTTTCTTTTGCACTACATGCCTCCACTGAGCAAAGGAGCAGGCTATTGACGTCAATAGAGAGATTCAACCATTCTATTGAAAGAATAAAGGAGGGCAGAAGGACAGTGTTAGAGACTGAGGAGCTCGGTGTTTCAATTCTTCAAGACTTGCATCAACAGCGACAGTCTCTTAGATCTGCAGTGCACAATATGTTTCTTTGCTAATTATCTTTCGTTAATACTTTGTCTCTCTAGCTGGACTATTCTACAGATTTTATGCTTGCATGGATTCATACCAAATGAACCATCTCAGCATCCATTTGTGTACATAGTAATTAATATGTCATGTCAATTTATTGTGCTTTTCACCGTCACCATTTAAGACCGTTCATTTAAAAAAAACGAAATGGAAAAGGCAACCCATGTCCTAGATAATTGCCTAACTTAGCTTGTAGGCACTACTTCTGAAATTCTTTAATCCTTGCTGAAGTATCGTTCACTAGTTTAGGGAGTGAAGGATTTATAACTATGCTGACTAAATTCTGCTTTAGGACATTGAATGTATCCTCTCTGCTTGCATCATTCAAGAGACGTCTTAAACTGGATATCCTCTTTGCGCGTCATTCCCCTGTGTGCATCGTAGGATATCTCAATCAGATATATTTATAACAAGCCGATCTCTATAATATATGATCCGGAGATAGTGGGGGGCAAGGGAGGGATTAAGGAGAGGGATAAGGGCATTTTTGTCTTTTGGGCGCATTGAGGGTTTGGAGTGCTTTTAAGCACTGTTCATAGATTATGTTCGGTGGAATTTTTTCGTTTCGGGAGGCCGCCGCCAGCATGAAGGAAAGGAAGTCTTCTTCCTCCCCATCTTGCACTGTTTGCCAGGGCCATCGCCGCCCTTCGCCGCCAACTGCCTCCGTTGCTCTCCTCCTCCTCGCGACGTAGGCACCGCGCCGCCGCCATCATTTCCTTCCGGATGCCGCCGCCGCTGCTGCCACCGGTCGGAGCTCCCCACACGCGGCCTTTCCTTGCCACTGCCCACATCACGGGTGTCGCCACTCCGATCCTAGCCTTCATCCCTTCCTACGCCGAGGTGTTGCGGGTGCCGGCGCCACTACTGCCGGCGAAGGGCTCCGGATGGAGCCTACCTTGCTGCAGGCAGCAACATCTCCGCTGCAGGCAGCAACATCTCCGCTGCAGGCAGCAACATCTCCGCTGCTACACCTCTTCGCAGCGCCACCCACAGCCACAGCGTCCAGCCGCCGAGTCCGGCGGCCAGCGCCTCCAGCGTCCAGCGCCGTCACCTCCGGCAGCCCCTGTCGCAGCCACCGACACCTCCGGGCAGCCGTCATCACCCTCCAAGCAGCCGTCATCTGACGGGCTTAGGTTTGCTTATTCAGGCCTTCGCGCCAAGATTATGTTCGGCTTGTGAGCCGATGTGGATCCGGCCATCGTGCCGTTGTATTCCATTCTTCGTACCATTATTATGCTTGTGAGTCATTcgtattatccggcctgcgtgccgtgtgccGGCCTGTGAGCCGCTGTATTGTTCCGGGCCGCTACGACTCGATTAGCGACATGACCAGCTCATCCATccttccgagggcgccccccctgggccagggtaagttctcgtactcggtatctgttcattttattgctatactattatgcggttacttatatgtctgtgggattcgcctcgagcaccgaggtaccagagaccgggggaacccggtcgctggatacaggtacagttgaccggaggaggacttctgacgatttggtcaacgtagaggacagctcaccaccgggtcaagaggatgcggtcaaccctccagacacgtcataccgacaggttcgtcttctcagcttcccgacaggatcaaattggcgccgtctgtgggaacgcgcctgatctggaacgtgaagatggacgatgccGGAGAGTTCACCATTTCATGACAGGACTCCCATGCTTATCGGCCGGGTTTCCATGATATACGAGCCACCGCTCGATCTTGAAGACTCCCGAGCCGATCGATCgagcggattatatacgagccacgggctcgatggcgaagaccccatgCCGATTGGCTGGGTGTGTCTTATCCGAGCCcctggctcgatgtcgaagaccccgagccgatcggtcaGGCGGATATTATAtgagccacacgctcgatggcgaagactcccgagccgatcggtcgggcgtgTCTTATCCGAGCccccggctcgatgtcgaagaccccatgcCGATTGGTCGGGCATGTCTTATTCGAGCCCCCGGCTCAATGTCGAAGGCCCCGTGTCGATCGGACGATCTATAAAACCTTGTTAGACCGCCGCATGGACTAGCTATCGATATTCTATCTCCGCGGAGAGCGTCGGTCACCTGACTCGGTACCCTTCGGATTTTCTATCTCGCTCGGTCGAGCGATTATGCCGGTCGAGCAACATTATCATTATCGTCTTATCTCCCCCgatcggggtcgagctatcttcGATGGTCGCAAACAAAGAGTATCTCTACTGGTTTCAAACCAGAATATAGGTTATGCGCCCGTTCGGCTCGTGACTTTCGCCTCCACGAGCCTTCGATTCACGGGCTACACTTCCGATCGACTCTCGAGTGATGCGGTCACTCGGCATCATTCCATTTAGTTCACTCGATTGCTGGGTGGCACCTTACGATCGCCCGTGGACTATTCTTGAGGCTGCGCAGTCAGCACTTTCATagccatccgatcggcatcatttcgatcgctcgcacgacagtgtccgtctagcatctatctatccgatcggcatcatttcgatcgctcgcacgacagcgtccatctagcatctatccatccgatcgatagCACTTCGATCGTCCGGTTGGTATCTTCGCGGCTACGCACTCGGCATTGGTCCAATTACAGACTTGGTCCGCTCGGTATCACTACCATCTCCTACGACACCActattatagcgaccgctcgagcgacattatattattggttcagcgatttggctttgacatcgagagcggttcaattctttgcaatagactgtccagtcagtcggactcacgcctccttcgactagacttgaaggggatgcTTGTGATCCGGAGATAGTGGGGGCAAGGGAGGGATTAAGGAGAGGGATAAGGGCATTTTTGTCTTTTGGGCGCATTGAGGGTTTGGAGTGCTTTTAAGCACTGTTCACAGATTATGTTCGGTGGAATTTTTTCGTTTCAGGAGGCCGCCGCCAGCATGAAGGAAAGGAAGTCTTCTTCCTCCCCATCTTGCACTGTTTGCCAGGGCCATCGCCGCCCTTCGCCGGCAACTGCCTCCGTTGCTCTCCTCCTCGCGACGTAGGCACCGCGCCGCCGCCATCATTTCCTTCCGGATGCCGCCGCCGCTGCTGCCACCGGTCGGAGCTCCCCACACGCGGCCTTTCCTTGCCACTGCCCACATCACGGGTGTCGCCACTCCGATCCTAGCCTTCATCCCTTCCTACGCCGAGGTGTTGCGGGTGTCGGCGCCACGCTGGTGCGGAGGGCTCCGGATGCTGCCTGCTCAGAGTGACTCCGGCTACCACCTTGGCGCCACCCACCACCGTGTACTGGAGCTCCGGCGTCGAGCCACGCACCTGTCCACCTTCGCCGGAGCAAGGAGGTCAATCCCTCAATGGATCCCAATTCCGCGGGCTTAGGTTTGCTTATTCAGGCCTTCGCGCCAAGATTATGTTCGGCTTGTGAGCCGATGTGGATCCGGCCATCGTGCCGTTGTATTCCATTCTTCGTACCATTATTATGCTTGTGAGTCATTCGTATTATCCGGCCTGCATGCCGTGTGCCGGCCTGTGAGCCGCTGTATTGTTCCGGGCCGCTACGACTCGATTAGCGACATGACCAGCTCATCCATccttccgagggcgcccccccggGCCAGGGTAAGCTctcgtactcggtatctgttcattttattgctatactattatgcggttacttatatgtctgtgggattcgcctcgagcaccgaggtaccagagaccgagggaacccggtcgctggatacaagtacagttgaccggaggagaacttctgacgatctggtcaacgtagaggacagctcatcaccgggtcaagaggatgcggtcaaccctccagacacgtcataccggcaggttcgtcttctcagcttcccgacaggatcaataTATTTGAATCATTTTTAGGGAATGTCAAGGACTaatcaataaatataaaatatttcatatttatCAATATGATATATAAATAGAGAGGGTTCTGCAGTCGTGTATCTAGATGAAATCTCATTTTTCTGAATAGTCGATAGCATGCATAGTACCCGTTCATGTGCATACCAAGTCCTATACATAACTGAGACCGTGCCAATTGGTATATATAACACCAAGTCAACATAACTCCTAGTTAACACGATAAATGGACGAGTATTTCAGGTAAAGTCGGCTTGAAATGCATAAACCTACTCGACCATCATGTGTTGGTCAATCAATTTTCAGACCATTATATCTTACGAATCAGACACACAGTGACACATCTGCTCATATCTGCATTTGAACACCTTCTTTACAGATTTATATCATTCAACTCATGTTCGTGCAGAATACCGGTTATCTCGATTCAAAGAAAGGCCTTGGAATATTAGATGTGGTCTCTAGTGCATTGTCAAATGCTAATTTCGACAAACAACCAAATAAGCAAGTTTTCATCCAATTTAATGACATTCAAGTCCTCTTTGCATTCAAGCAAATTCCTGGCTACACTTGTGTGCTGACTATTGAGGAGACCATCAGTGATGCTCAAAAGCCAACTGTTAGTGAAAGCAAAAAATTTGTTGTGATCTTCCATTGTCATTGACATAGCCTCCTTTATCACTGGCTTCACAGATGTCATCGAGAAAATGCACGCAACAAACATTTTTGTTCATGTTTCATTCCTAGAATGAGTACTTGGCAATAACATTTGATTACCTCTCTGACCCCATCGTTGAGATTGTGACACTGGTTACAaagtgtttatatatatatatatatatatatatatatatatatatatatataactcataAAATTAGTGTCAGAATTTGTTGGGTTGTAAGAAGAGAATCATATTGATCACCATACCTTTATATATACAATTAATATTTCAAGATGGTAATTATCTTATTTTAGGATGTTTAGTAGCTTTGATACTAGATGAGTTGTTTTAATATCATCTCATCAATTTGATTCGATCAGTTCTGCATTAATATGATACCTTAGCTTTTTTCAGGCAACATCAATTTGATATCAAAGCGTCCTCGTGCTCCATATTCCATCAGTTTATTAGCCATCTAACTAAGATGAAGGCTACTGGTCGACCCAAAGCCAACCTATCTCCTGTCTAACTGAAATAAGTTGACCCTACTGATTAATCAATTGAATCAGATGAACACTATCAATTATATTGATATCAAAGGCTAAGAAAATGTTGGATTAGTACAATCATTGGTTACTAAGACAATGAGATATATCAGATAAATTTCATGAAAATATCTTTGAGTCTTTGATACTCAGAATTACAATAGTGTTCGTCTGAGTTTACTTGAAATTGTTATATGGCATATCACCGATAGCTTTGCTTAAACCGATGGACACAACTTACCAAGTTAAAATCGCCTCCATAACCGAACTTCATGATCTAGTCTGATCAAGAATTCTTACTTGCTGAAAAAGGCTTAGAAAACTTTAATCCAATGGTTCTGTTGGGCTTACATCAGaa
Coding sequences:
- the LOC122044942 gene encoding uncharacterized protein LOC122044942 — translated: MPPPLLPPVGAPHTRPFLATAHITGVATPILAFIPSYAEVLRVPAPLLPAKGSGWSLPCCRQQHLRCRQQHLRCRQQHLRCYTSSQRHPQPQRPAAESGGQRLQRPAPSPPAAPVAATDTSGQPSSPSKQPSSDGLRFAYSGLRAKIMFGL